From one Anaerococcus prevotii DSM 20548 genomic stretch:
- a CDS encoding phospho-sugar mutase yields the protein MDYKAIYKKWLEDDRFDEETKKDLLSIKDDDEEIKDRFHQSLKFGTAGLRGKLGVGTNRMNVYNVAQASQGFADTIAEGGEEAKKKGVAIAYDVRHKSEEFAKVAAEVFAANGIKVYIHKEIQPTPVCSYTIRKLGNVAGVMVTASHNPREYNGYKAYNHEGSQILDETADKILGHIAEHPDFFEIPRIDFAKGLEDGIIEYVDDQLIEDYIKEVLSCTINDEDIDKSINVVYTPLNGCGNKLVRRILDERDFKNIHIVKEQEKPDPDFTTVGYPNPEDPKAFKYSEELGKKVSAELLLATDPDSDRCAVEVLDKDVEYKFLTGNLIGSLLTNYILEALDGNNELPENGAVVKSLVSTDLVKPIANKYGVKVYDVLTGFKNIYAVANELDENKSGKFIFGFEESIGYNYKDFVRDKDAVNSAMMITEMAAYYKAKGKSLLDVINELFNEHGYYSNEVVSIVLEGLDGQERISRIMTEVRNNPIKEVCGLKVKNIIDYQNDNTGLPKSNVLKYYLEDNSWFALRPSGTEPKIKVYINAIDDSLEASEKKLENINKFMQDVIDSIE from the coding sequence ATGGACTATAAAGCAATTTATAAAAAGTGGCTAGAAGATGATAGATTTGATGAAGAAACAAAAAAAGATCTTTTGAGCATAAAAGACGATGATGAAGAAATAAAAGATCGATTCCATCAATCATTAAAATTTGGTACAGCTGGTCTTAGGGGTAAGCTAGGCGTTGGAACCAATAGAATGAATGTATACAATGTTGCTCAAGCAAGTCAAGGTTTTGCTGATACTATAGCAGAAGGTGGCGAAGAAGCAAAGAAAAAGGGTGTAGCAATTGCTTACGACGTAAGACACAAGTCAGAGGAGTTTGCAAAAGTAGCAGCGGAAGTCTTTGCTGCTAATGGAATTAAGGTATATATACACAAAGAAATCCAACCAACACCAGTATGTTCCTACACAATAAGAAAGCTAGGTAATGTTGCTGGTGTCATGGTAACAGCAAGTCACAACCCAAGAGAATACAACGGATATAAGGCTTACAACCACGAAGGAAGCCAAATTTTAGATGAAACTGCAGATAAAATTCTTGGTCATATAGCAGAGCACCCAGACTTTTTTGAAATACCAAGAATAGATTTTGCAAAGGGCCTTGAAGATGGGATCATTGAATATGTTGATGACCAATTGATAGAAGATTATATCAAGGAAGTTTTATCTTGCACAATCAATGATGAAGATATAGATAAAAGCATTAACGTTGTCTACACTCCACTAAATGGATGTGGAAACAAGCTAGTTAGAAGAATTCTTGACGAGAGAGATTTCAAGAATATCCATATAGTTAAAGAGCAAGAAAAGCCAGACCCTGACTTTACAACTGTTGGATATCCTAACCCAGAAGATCCAAAGGCCTTTAAATACTCTGAAGAACTAGGCAAGAAAGTATCTGCAGAGCTTTTACTTGCAACAGATCCTGACTCTGATAGATGTGCGGTAGAAGTTTTGGATAAGGATGTAGAATACAAATTCCTAACAGGTAACCTAATTGGATCCCTATTGACAAATTATATACTAGAAGCACTTGATGGAAATAATGAATTACCAGAAAATGGTGCTGTAGTTAAGTCATTGGTATCAACAGACTTAGTTAAGCCTATTGCCAATAAATATGGAGTAAAAGTATATGACGTCCTAACAGGATTTAAGAATATCTACGCAGTAGCAAACGAGCTAGATGAAAATAAGAGTGGTAAATTTATATTTGGATTTGAAGAAAGTATAGGCTACAATTACAAGGATTTCGTTAGGGATAAAGATGCTGTAAACTCTGCAATGATGATTACCGAAATGGCAGCTTATTACAAGGCCAAGGGTAAGAGCTTACTTGATGTGATAAATGAATTATTTAATGAGCATGGATACTATTCAAATGAAGTTGTTTCTATTGTTCTTGAAGGTTTAGATGGACAAGAAAGAATTTCTAGAATAATGACAGAAGTTAGAAACAATCCTATTAAAGAAGTTTGTGGACTAAAAGTTAAAAATATCATAGACTACCAAAATGATAATACAGGACTTCCAAAGTCAAATGTTTTAAAATACTACCTTGAAGATAATTCATGGTTTGCCCTAAGACCTTCAGGAACCGAGCCAAAAATAAAAGTCTACATTAATGCAATTGATGATAGCCTAGAGGCTTCTGAGAAGAAATTAGAAAATATAAATAAGTTTATGCAAGATGTTATAGATTCAATTGAATAA
- a CDS encoding FHA domain-containing protein has product MESFFNVIDKIFSVNVFGSLTLYQLISTILKYIFVFIVFYFIYSIIRIIYYDVRTTLKKESKSDTYLKLLNLSENFSFTVQEFYFLASDNTIGRDDRNSICIKDKFMSKFHARIVEDEGIFFLEDLKSANGTYLNSERIEDAIELKSNDIINIGKLQFLFIQGDGNE; this is encoded by the coding sequence ATGGAAAGTTTTTTTAATGTAATAGATAAAATATTTTCAGTTAATGTATTTGGAAGTTTAACTTTATATCAACTGATATCAACTATATTGAAGTATATTTTTGTATTTATAGTTTTTTACTTCATATATTCTATCATTAGAATCATATATTATGATGTAAGAACTACACTAAAGAAAGAATCTAAGTCAGATACATATCTAAAACTTTTGAATTTAAGCGAGAACTTCTCGTTTACCGTTCAAGAATTTTATTTTTTGGCATCTGATAACACTATTGGAAGGGATGACAGAAATAGTATTTGTATTAAAGATAAGTTTATGTCTAAATTTCATGCAAGGATTGTAGAAGACGAGGGAATATTTTTCTTAGAAGACCTAAAATCCGCCAATGGGACTTATCTAAATAGCGAAAGGATTGAGGATGCGATAGAATTAAAATCTAACGATATAATAAATATCGGTAAACTTCAATTCTTATTCATCCAAGGTGATGGCAATGAATAG
- a CDS encoding FtsW/RodA/SpoVE family cell cycle protein, whose product MNRLRNLTINKNKAQRKALFLLFAFEFLALSLALIYNIKNITNTDFITYLAILVATLISSFMINKVIKSDGILLMIVNMLFSIGVSVIYRLDPSLGKRQLQYYLVGLVMFFITYFILKSYSSWHKLSKFYVGISVVLFILTLVFGSYLGGAKNWIYLGPVSIQPSEFIKVPLAFFIASFYTHYNEFCKRPFGKYYMNLVIFIFIGFLFLQKDLGTALIFFGTMILSQFVYDRDRKLILINLLAMILGSIIAYFLFSHVRIRVATWKDPWSDIDATGYQITQALFAMASGGLFGSGIGLGRPDFIPVAESDFIFSAICEEMGIFMGIAVVLLFMILVYRAIKISLIQKDKFYSILAFCIGILFALQTFIILGGVLKLIPLTGVTLPFISQGGSSMIAGFILLGCLQYSGEEIKYGDELDEEKN is encoded by the coding sequence ATGAATAGGTTAAGAAATCTTACTATAAACAAAAATAAGGCGCAGAGGAAGGCTCTTTTCTTGCTATTTGCCTTTGAATTCTTAGCCCTTTCCTTAGCATTGATTTATAATATAAAAAATATTACTAATACAGATTTTATAACATATTTAGCAATTTTAGTTGCAACTTTGATATCGAGTTTTATGATAAACAAAGTCATAAAATCTGATGGGATTTTGCTAATGATTGTAAATATGCTTTTTTCTATAGGTGTTTCGGTTATCTATAGGCTAGATCCCTCACTAGGAAAGAGACAGTTACAGTATTATTTAGTTGGCCTTGTTATGTTTTTTATAACATATTTTATATTAAAGTCATACAGCTCTTGGCATAAATTATCTAAGTTTTATGTTGGAATTTCAGTAGTATTATTTATACTGACTCTTGTATTCGGTTCTTATCTTGGCGGAGCTAAGAACTGGATTTATTTGGGACCGGTAAGTATTCAGCCGTCAGAGTTCATTAAGGTACCCTTAGCCTTTTTTATAGCAAGTTTCTATACTCATTATAACGAGTTTTGCAAAAGACCTTTCGGTAAATATTATATGAACTTAGTAATATTTATATTTATAGGATTTCTATTTCTACAAAAAGACTTGGGTACAGCTTTGATATTTTTTGGAACTATGATACTAAGTCAATTTGTATACGATAGAGATAGAAAGCTAATATTGATTAACCTTTTAGCTATGATTTTAGGATCAATTATTGCATATTTTCTATTTTCTCACGTTAGAATTAGGGTAGCCACTTGGAAGGATCCTTGGTCAGATATCGACGCAACAGGTTATCAGATAACCCAGGCCTTATTTGCTATGGCAAGCGGTGGACTTTTTGGAAGTGGAATAGGACTTGGTAGACCTGACTTCATACCAGTCGCTGAATCTGATTTTATCTTTTCTGCTATTTGTGAGGAGATGGGAATATTTATGGGAATAGCTGTAGTCTTGCTATTTATGATCCTTGTTTATAGGGCTATTAAGATTTCCCTAATACAAAAGGATAAATTTTACTCTATCCTAGCATTTTGTATAGGAATATTATTTGCCTTGCAGACCTTTATAATTTTAGGGGGCGTCCTAAAGTTAATTCCACTTACAGGGGTGACACTACCCTTTATTAGCCAGGGTGGATCTTCAATGATTGCAGGATTCATTCTTCTAGGTTGTTTACAATATTCAGGGGAAGAAATTAAGTATGGTGATGAATTAGATGAAGAAAAGAATTGA
- a CDS encoding peptidoglycan D,D-transpeptidase FtsI family protein → MKKRIDKKRKNSQSLIDKIKQIEEEKRLEDIDKLNIISKTTLNKRLVFVMVFFVALFMTLALYLVYFQLFKRSDIENDSHNRRLWVNEDNIKRGSIYDRNGNVLAYSEEDSDGSQYRIYNYGKSASSVTGYSSKTYGKTGIEKSYNKELLALSGENLSNFRKMVVKNDTGYDVHLSLDQNIQEIVYEHIKDIKGSCVVMNPKTGEVLALVSNPSYDPNSVDEDWDFLIQNTDGPLVNRATSGAYRPGSTFKIVTATGVLNYDIDTSYNDTGVENIQGYDIKNFADQAFGMVNLRSAFVNSINTYFASKTNDLGRDKYKELAEKFMINKDYEFDMDKNNAIIPFNDLNQVDLAMTGFGYGKTQISPLHMAMITSAIANEGKMMQPRLVTKVIDKDGKIIEEKKDKVLSEVTSVENANYIRDMMVSVVNEGTGTSAYLDSVQIAGKTGTADKENNLLDAWFVGFAPAYDPDLAIALVVEDSDDTGGVVAAPIARDIISEIYQTIE, encoded by the coding sequence ATGAAGAAAAGAATTGATAAAAAAAGAAAAAATTCTCAATCTTTGATTGACAAAATTAAACAAATTGAAGAGGAGAAGAGATTAGAAGATATCGATAAGTTAAATATCATATCGAAGACGACACTTAACAAAAGGCTTGTCTTTGTCATGGTGTTTTTCGTGGCTCTTTTTATGACTCTCGCTCTATATTTAGTATATTTTCAACTTTTTAAAAGATCTGATATAGAAAATGATTCTCATAACAGAAGGTTATGGGTTAATGAGGATAATATCAAAAGAGGTTCTATCTACGATAGAAATGGCAATGTCCTTGCTTATAGTGAGGAAGATAGCGATGGGAGTCAATATAGGATTTATAACTACGGAAAGTCAGCCTCATCAGTTACAGGATATTCTTCCAAAACTTATGGAAAAACTGGTATAGAGAAGTCTTATAACAAGGAGCTTCTAGCCCTTAGTGGAGAAAATCTATCTAACTTTAGGAAGATGGTAGTAAAAAATGATACGGGTTATGATGTTCATTTATCCTTAGATCAAAATATTCAAGAAATAGTTTATGAACATATTAAAGATATAAAAGGTTCTTGCGTTGTTATGAACCCAAAGACTGGCGAAGTACTTGCTTTAGTGTCCAATCCTAGCTATGATCCAAATAGTGTAGATGAAGATTGGGATTTTCTTATACAAAATACAGATGGTCCTCTCGTAAATAGGGCGACATCTGGTGCCTATAGACCAGGATCTACCTTTAAGATTGTAACAGCAACTGGTGTATTAAATTATGATATTGATACATCTTACAATGACACTGGAGTTGAGAATATCCAAGGCTATGATATCAAAAACTTTGCTGATCAAGCTTTTGGGATGGTCAATCTAAGATCTGCCTTTGTTAATTCTATAAATACCTATTTCGCTTCTAAGACTAATGATCTAGGGAGAGATAAATATAAGGAACTTGCTGAGAAGTTTATGATCAATAAGGACTATGAATTCGATATGGATAAGAATAATGCCATAATCCCTTTCAATGACCTAAACCAAGTTGACTTAGCAATGACAGGCTTTGGATATGGTAAGACACAGATAAGCCCACTTCATATGGCTATGATTACCTCTGCTATAGCAAATGAAGGAAAGATGATGCAACCAAGACTTGTGACAAAGGTTATTGATAAGGACGGAAAAATAATTGAAGAGAAGAAAGATAAAGTCCTAAGCGAAGTAACAAGTGTTGAAAATGCAAACTATATTAGAGATATGATGGTATCAGTTGTAAATGAAGGTACTGGAACAAGCGCATATCTGGACTCTGTACAAATAGCAGGAAAGACAGGAACTGCAGATAAAGAAAATAATCTGTTGGATGCTTGGTTTGTAGGATTTGCTCCTGCCTATGATCCAGACCTTGCAATTGCTCTAGTAGTCGAAGATAGTGACGATACGGGAGGTGTAGTAGCCGCTCCGATTGCAAGGGATATAATAAGTGAAATTTATCAGACAATAGAATAA
- a CDS encoding NAD(+)/NADH kinase, with amino-acid sequence MTNKINVFKNKSKFSRSIYQKCKKIFYKYGYTLTTTYEEDAVLNLVIGGDGTFLNAVHLSNFSSIPFIGINTGHLGFYQEIEVNMLDNFIKSFNQGNYNTESLSILEAKVNNKVINSINEVVIKSDRNQIVRLKVFIDGNYIESFSGDGLIISTPHGSTAYNLSAGGAILHQSLNGFQLTPIAPVYSNMNKALRCPVVLPNDATIDISVSKRDNYHTLFIFDGKEYSTKDYKIRIKVSNTKIKKLILNKNHYWNNIKNKLM; translated from the coding sequence ATGACAAATAAAATCAATGTTTTTAAAAATAAGTCTAAATTTTCTAGATCCATTTATCAAAAATGCAAGAAGATTTTTTACAAATACGGTTATACCTTAACTACTACTTATGAAGAAGATGCTGTTTTAAATCTTGTTATAGGAGGAGATGGTACTTTTTTAAATGCGGTTCACCTATCTAACTTTTCTTCTATTCCTTTTATTGGAATAAATACTGGTCATCTAGGTTTTTATCAAGAAATAGAGGTTAATATGTTAGATAACTTTATCAAGTCTTTTAATCAAGGCAATTACAACACAGAAAGCCTTTCTATTCTGGAAGCAAAAGTTAACAACAAGGTAATTAACTCTATAAATGAAGTTGTTATTAAGAGCGATAGGAACCAAATCGTTAGATTAAAAGTCTTTATAGATGGTAATTATATAGAATCATTTTCGGGAGATGGTCTAATTATATCTACCCCACATGGATCTACTGCCTATAATTTATCAGCTGGCGGAGCGATCCTTCATCAATCTCTAAATGGATTCCAGCTAACGCCTATAGCTCCGGTTTATTCAAATATGAACAAGGCCTTAAGGTGCCCCGTAGTCTTACCGAATGACGCCACTATTGATATTTCTGTTTCTAAAAGAGATAACTACCACACTTTATTTATCTTTGATGGCAAGGAATACTCCACAAAAGATTATAAAATTAGGATTAAAGTATCAAATACGAAAATAAAAAAACTTATTCTCAATAAAAACCACTACTGGAATAATATCAAGAATAAGTTAATGTAA
- a CDS encoding RluA family pseudouridine synthase, with the protein MKYIKYEVHENTSVRQFLKAKNFSKKSIEDILKTGYILNGKKQRKSLNLKKSDELKIIIEDERVDYEPKKGGINIVYEDDNSLVISKEANITVNSKNQISLSNYIANYFIDSGQESKIRLVNRLDMDTSGLMLIAKNKYSHAYYQKQLEENTMKKKYLAVVEGMLDIDSLYENKFSYNEKKKNYEPSDKGKISRTYFKSIRINCDFSIIECEILTGRTHQIRASLTDLGHPIWGDKLYGSDKNLDRFLLHSYRLEFTSFYNEENIKLNDYPKFIGFL; encoded by the coding sequence ATGAAATATATAAAATATGAAGTTCACGAAAATACAAGTGTAAGGCAGTTCCTAAAAGCTAAAAACTTTTCAAAAAAGAGCATAGAGGATATTTTAAAGACAGGCTACATTTTAAATGGGAAGAAGCAAAGAAAAAGTCTTAATCTTAAAAAAAGTGATGAGTTGAAAATTATTATAGAAGACGAGAGAGTCGACTATGAGCCGAAAAAAGGTGGTATTAATATAGTCTATGAAGACGACAACAGTTTAGTTATAAGTAAGGAAGCTAACATAACTGTGAATTCTAAAAACCAGATAAGCTTATCTAACTACATAGCCAATTATTTTATTGATAGCGGCCAAGAATCTAAGATAAGGCTTGTTAACAGGCTTGATATGGATACATCAGGTCTTATGCTAATAGCTAAGAATAAGTATTCACATGCTTATTATCAAAAACAGTTAGAAGAAAATACTATGAAGAAAAAATATTTAGCTGTAGTGGAAGGAATGTTAGATATTGATTCTTTGTACGAAAATAAATTCTCATATAACGAGAAAAAGAAAAATTATGAGCCTTCAGACAAGGGGAAAATATCTAGGACTTACTTTAAATCAATAAGGATCAATTGTGATTTCTCAATAATTGAGTGTGAAATACTAACAGGAAGGACTCACCAAATCAGGGCAAGTCTTACAGATTTGGGACATCCTATTTGGGGCGATAAGCTATACGGTTCAGATAAAAATCTCGATAGGTTTCTTCTTCATTCTTATAGGCTTGAGTTTACTAGTTTTTATAATGAGGAAAACATCAAATTAAATGATTATCCGAAATTTATAGGATTTCTTTAA
- a CDS encoding YtxH domain-containing protein produces MSISDYIEQKAQAKKREVKYEIWKAKNHDSRMRAQGAILGTLVGAAAGLLLAPKSGKETREDIVDAFNDTVDTVKDGAINAVDSAKDGYEDLRYRAYTDLKPIKDGFEYGTEIVKETGSQIKEASKDAAENIKDGASDVKDIVKEGAKEAKEVAEETGKEVKEDAKDAASDTKNAAKEVKKEAKETAKEVKKEDEKAKKDTKKN; encoded by the coding sequence ATGTCAATATCAGATTATATCGAACAAAAAGCACAAGCTAAAAAAAGAGAAGTAAAATACGAAATTTGGAAAGCAAAGAATCATGACAGCAGAATGAGAGCTCAAGGAGCAATCTTAGGTACATTAGTTGGTGCCGCAGCTGGATTATTACTTGCTCCAAAATCTGGAAAAGAAACTAGAGAAGATATAGTAGATGCCTTCAACGATACAGTTGACACTGTAAAAGATGGAGCTATCAATGCCGTTGATAGTGCAAAAGACGGCTACGAAGATCTTAGATACAGAGCATACACTGACCTAAAACCAATTAAAGATGGTTTTGAATATGGTACAGAAATAGTAAAAGAAACTGGAAGTCAAATTAAAGAAGCCTCAAAAGATGCTGCAGAAAACATCAAAGATGGAGCAAGCGATGTTAAAGATATCGTAAAAGAAGGTGCTAAAGAGGCTAAAGAAGTAGCAGAAGAAACAGGAAAAGAAGTCAAAGAAGACGCGAAAGATGCTGCTAGTGATACAAAAAATGCCGCTAAAGAAGTAAAAAAAGAAGCTAAAGAAACCGCTAAGGAAGTAAAAAAAGAAGACGAAAAAGCTAAAAAAGATACAAAGAAAAACTAA
- a CDS encoding LacI family DNA-binding transcriptional regulator, with the protein MGQPTIKDVAKLAGVSISTVSRVMNNSKPVSPEARKKVLDAINKLDFKPNELARSLVMRKSNLVGVIVEDIGIEYMAQLIRGIEEIGRVYKYDILLSSSYGDEEALENSIDFLATKQVEGLVIITENISPEVLVKLRDRRIPFVLLDKYHTYKNVKSVKVDYAAEEKRLIESLIENGHENILYINHEENNILNQNMLKGYRDALSESGKKEFVINTKGISSDDGYNIGGQALKLVKEETITAVSCVNDEVAIGFMNYCVDNGIDVPKDLSVTGFGDSNIASIYRPKVSTVSIPYYDIGAISIRALIKRIKEEEDILEDDWIIDGQVVERESTKSIN; encoded by the coding sequence ATGGGTCAACCAACAATTAAAGATGTAGCAAAGCTTGCGGGAGTGTCAATTTCAACTGTATCTAGAGTAATGAATAATTCCAAGCCTGTTAGTCCTGAAGCTAGGAAGAAAGTCTTGGATGCAATAAATAAACTCGACTTTAAGCCTAATGAGCTAGCAAGATCACTTGTAATGCGTAAATCGAACCTAGTTGGTGTAATTGTCGAGGATATAGGTATAGAATACATGGCTCAACTTATTAGAGGGATTGAAGAGATTGGTAGAGTATACAAGTATGATATTCTATTGTCTAGTTCTTATGGTGATGAAGAAGCTCTAGAAAACTCAATTGACTTCCTTGCGACAAAACAAGTAGAAGGCCTAGTTATAATAACTGAAAATATTTCACCAGAAGTTCTTGTGAAATTAAGAGATAGGAGAATTCCTTTTGTTCTTTTAGATAAATATCATACCTATAAGAACGTTAAATCTGTAAAGGTTGATTATGCTGCAGAAGAAAAAAGGCTTATCGAAAGTTTAATAGAAAATGGTCATGAGAATATTTTATATATAAATCATGAAGAAAACAACATACTTAACCAAAACATGCTAAAGGGTTATAGGGATGCATTATCTGAGTCTGGAAAGAAAGAATTTGTGATTAATACAAAAGGCATAAGCTCTGATGATGGATACAATATAGGTGGACAAGCCCTAAAGCTTGTTAAAGAAGAAACTATAACAGCAGTGTCATGTGTAAATGATGAAGTAGCAATTGGTTTTATGAACTATTGTGTAGATAACGGTATAGATGTACCTAAGGACTTATCAGTTACTGGATTTGGCGACTCAAATATAGCAAGTATATATAGACCAAAAGTAAGTACAGTATCTATTCCATATTATGATATTGGGGCTATATCTATTCGTGCCTTAATAAAAAGGATAAAGGAAGAAGAAGATATACTTGAAGACGATTGGATTATAGACGGTCAAGTTGTAGAAAGAGAGTCAACAAAGTCAATTAATTAA
- a CDS encoding HPr family phosphocarrier protein, translating into MAERKVVVANETGLHARPAASLVQFVKNYPGEVKIIKEGKEANAKSIFNVMSPGIAKGTEITLVVEGEDEEKFADELVEFINNLSE; encoded by the coding sequence ATGGCAGAAAGAAAAGTTGTAGTAGCTAATGAAACTGGATTACACGCTAGACCAGCAGCATCATTAGTACAATTTGTAAAAAACTACCCAGGTGAAGTTAAGATAATCAAAGAAGGTAAAGAAGCAAATGCTAAATCAATCTTCAACGTTATGAGCCCTGGAATTGCTAAAGGAACAGAAATTACTTTAGTAGTAGAAGGTGAAGATGAAGAAAAATTTGCAGATGAATTAGTTGAATTTATCAATAACTTATCTGAATAA
- the ptsP gene encoding phosphoenolpyruvate--protein phosphotransferase: MSEKYKGLIASSGVAIGNLYLFTRDKVVISDNKIGENDTKEEFAKVKKAIDDYIQDLAKLEGASEAQSNIAKAHTELLSDPYFTDTIESKITNELKNSEMALDETIKEMVEIMSQIDDDYLRERASDYQDIGFQVMYKLKGITPKTLSNLDKGSIVISKELTPSDTSNMDKEAVVGFATDLGGKTSHTSIIAQTLDIPALVGMGDISKNVKGGEKAILDTNEGILIVNPSDEEISKYELLIKEQKEKKERLKEIKDKEAISTDGKKIEVSANIGNIEDLKLAIENGCDGVGLFRTEFLYMQNSDFPSEESQFEVYKEATQMLGDKPLIIRTLDIGGDKGLDYFEFPKEDNPFLGYRAIRLCLDKKEMFKDQLRGLVRASAFGNLKIMIPFVVNIDELKEARNLIEEIKEELDEKGIAYNKDLDVGIMVETSSSIIMADKFIKYADFFSIGTNDLTQYTLAVDRGNEHIADYYSNFNPAVLRAIKHVIDVSHKAGKWTGMCGAFASDTQATKLLLGLGLDEFSGSSAKIAEIKDTIITSSQEEEAKFADKVLDCELTEEVENLVKEHN, encoded by the coding sequence ATGAGCGAAAAATATAAAGGTTTAATTGCCAGTAGTGGCGTTGCTATAGGCAATTTGTATTTATTTACTAGAGATAAAGTTGTAATAAGCGATAACAAAATCGGAGAAAATGATACAAAAGAAGAGTTCGCCAAAGTAAAAAAGGCGATTGATGATTATATACAAGACTTAGCAAAGCTAGAAGGAGCAAGCGAAGCTCAATCAAATATAGCAAAGGCTCATACAGAGCTTCTTTCTGATCCATATTTTACAGATACTATAGAATCTAAAATAACAAATGAGCTAAAAAATAGCGAGATGGCTCTAGATGAGACTATCAAAGAAATGGTTGAGATTATGAGTCAAATAGATGATGATTACTTGAGAGAACGTGCAAGCGACTACCAAGATATAGGATTCCAAGTAATGTATAAGCTAAAAGGTATCACACCAAAGACTCTATCAAATCTTGATAAGGGAAGTATTGTTATATCAAAAGAGCTTACGCCATCTGACACATCAAATATGGATAAAGAAGCAGTAGTAGGTTTTGCAACAGACCTTGGTGGTAAGACAAGCCATACTTCGATAATAGCACAAACACTCGACATTCCAGCACTTGTAGGAATGGGAGATATTTCTAAAAATGTAAAAGGTGGAGAAAAAGCAATTCTCGACACAAATGAGGGAATTTTAATAGTTAATCCATCAGATGAAGAAATATCTAAATATGAACTATTAATCAAAGAACAAAAAGAGAAGAAAGAAAGATTAAAAGAAATAAAAGATAAAGAAGCAATCAGTACAGATGGCAAGAAGATTGAAGTTTCTGCCAATATTGGAAATATTGAAGATTTAAAGCTTGCTATAGAAAATGGTTGTGATGGAGTTGGTTTATTTAGAACAGAATTTTTATACATGCAAAACTCTGACTTCCCATCAGAAGAAAGTCAATTTGAAGTTTACAAAGAAGCTACACAAATGCTTGGAGATAAACCTCTAATTATAAGAACACTTGATATTGGTGGAGATAAGGGACTTGATTATTTCGAATTCCCAAAAGAGGATAATCCATTTTTAGGCTACAGAGCTATAAGACTTTGTCTAGACAAAAAAGAAATGTTTAAAGACCAACTAAGAGGCCTAGTTAGAGCATCTGCTTTCGGAAATCTTAAGATTATGATTCCTTTTGTAGTAAATATAGATGAATTAAAGGAAGCGAGAAATCTAATTGAAGAAATCAAAGAAGAACTAGACGAAAAAGGTATCGCCTACAACAAAGACCTTGATGTTGGAATAATGGTTGAGACATCATCATCTATTATTATGGCTGATAAATTTATAAAGTACGCTGACTTTTTCTCTATAGGAACAAACGATTTAACTCAATACACATTGGCAGTAGATAGAGGAAATGAGCACATAGCAGACTATTACTCAAACTTTAACCCTGCTGTTTTAAGAGCAATCAAGCATGTAATAGACGTTTCTCACAAGGCTGGTAAATGGACTGGCATGTGCGGAGCTTTCGCATCAGATACACAAGCAACTAAATTACTTCTTGGTCTAGGCTTAGATGAATTTTCTGGATCATCAGCTAAGATTGCTGAGATTAAAGATACAATTATAACATCCAGCCAAGAAGAAGAAGCGAAATTTGCTGACAAGGTTCTTGACTGCGAATTAACTGAGGAAGTAGAGAATTTAGTAAAAGAGCATAATTAA